One Desulfuromonas sp. KJ2020 genomic window, GTCCCCGAGAAATTCGGGGATAGTGTACTTGCCGAAGCGGCGGATCTGGGCGGCCAGCAAGGTCAGGAGGAGCACGTAGCCGCCGGTCCAGCCAAGAATGTAGCCCAGGCCGAACCAGCCCTTCAGGTAGAGCAGACCGGCCACGCCCATGAAGGAGGCCGCCGACATCCAGTCCGAGGCGATGGCGGCGCCGTTGCCGATTTTGCCTATTCCTCGCCCGGCCACCCAGTAGCCGGAGGTCTCCGATACCTTGGAGAGAAAACCGACGCCGATATAGACACCGAGCAGGACGAGCAGAATAATCGCCGGAATCATCTTGAAGCCCGGTTCCACCTGGTAGATCTCTTCGCCGACGGCCAGAGCGGGCAGAGGGATGGCCAGCAGAATAATCAGGGTTGCCGCTGTCTGGGAAAGAAGCCGGGTCATGTCAGCCCCTCCTCAGCGGTGGCGGCGCGATCTGTTGCTGGCCGACGCGACGCTCCCAGAGAAAGCAGTAGAGCTTGCACAAAAGCACATAGCCGATGGTGCAGCCCTGAGCCACCAGCCAGTAGTGCAGGGGAAAACCCAAAAAACGCCCGCGGGTAAAGAACGACTCGC contains:
- a CDS encoding DUF4212 domain-containing protein, whose product is MTARQRVTVNFFRPVHRNMRNETAVIKTILLLWAFLSFGVPLIIWLAGLGDPKGLGESFFTRGRFLGFPLHYWLVAQGCTIGYVLLCKLYCFLWERRVGQQQIAPPPLRRG